In Paucidesulfovibrio gracilis DSM 16080, the sequence GCCGGGTCCGGTGGTGCGTTCGCCCAGGCAGAGTACGTTCGCGTTGTTGTGGGCGCGGGCCATGCGGGCCATGTATTCGTTGGTGCAGACCGCGGCGCGGATGCCCTCGAAACGGTTGGCCGTCATGGACATGCCCAGACCCGTGCCGCAGATGAGCAGGCCCAGGGCCGATTCCTCTTCCAGCACGGCCTTGCAGACCTCTTTGGCGATATTCGGATAGTCGCAGCTTTCCGCGGTGTGGGTGCCGAGGTCGCGTACTTCAAGCCCCAACTCTTCCAGCCGGGGCTTGAGCGCGATCTTCAAGGCCAGCCCGCCATGGTCGCAGCCGATGATCAGGGTTTTTGTCATGTGTCCCCCTTCGCGCCCGGGGGCGCGTCCCTGTTGCGGCCCGAGTCGGGCCATGGTTCACGACGCTTCCTTCTCCAGGGCGTCGAGTTCGTCTTTGAGCAGACCGATCTGCCCCATGACCAGCGCGCGGCTGGTTTGGCAGTCGTGTCCGGCCTGGATGCGGCCCAGGCGGCAGTACTCTTCCTGCAGCCGCTTGGCAAGGGCGCGGCGTTCGTATGCGCGCACCAGGCGTGCGCCCATGGCGCGGCATTCGCGCCAGACAACGCGCAGGCCGATCAAAAAATTTTCCACCACGCCCGGGGCGTGGGTAAATCCTGTGGCGGTTTGTTCCTCGTATCGGGGCATGGCGGCTCCTGTTGGATGGCGTGGATTCCGATCCGCAACCGTGCGGACCGCTCGTCGCTTCCTGTATGAGGTCAGGGCGCTGCCGGGGAAGCTTCGACAGACGCGGGTACCCGGCCCGTGGTCCAGTCGCGCTGTACGCCGTCCAGGGCGCGGGGCTGCACAGCTTCGGGCAGACGCAGGGCCGTGGCCTGCTCGGGCCAGGGCCGGAGTTTAAGCTCTCGGGACTGGATGCGCAAGCTGCCCCGATGCCCCCCGGGCAGGGTCAAAAACAGCCGATGCGCCATGGGAGCGCGCTGGACCCGGGTGGTTTGCTCCAGACCGTCGCTCTTGTCAGTTATAATCAGATCCGGTTCGTCCGGATACCGGGAAAAATCAATGCGCCATTCCCCGCCAAGCGAGTCGGCGTACTCCTCGGGAACCACGGTGCGCCCCGTCATACGCAGGGGCCGCGCCGCCTTGTCCAGGGTCAGGGTCTGCACGCGTGCGTCCGCAAAACCAAAACGGTAGGCGCCGTTGTCCAAAGCGGTGACCGCGTCGTAGTGGGCCGGAATCAGGTCCGTGAAGTCACCGTGCAGCAGGGCCGCGAAATCGGCCAGGGAAAAGGGAAACGGCAGTCCCAGCAGACGGGCGCCCAAAATGGGATCCGCATGGGTGTAGGCCTTCATCTGATCGGGATAAAACGCGGCCAGACCGTCCGGTCCCTGGCGCAGTTTGCTCAGACTGCCGCCCAGATTGCTCCAGGCGTCCATACGCACCACGGCCGGTACGCTGCCGGCTCCATGCTGGTCAAATTCTCCCCAGAAATCCAACAAAATGCGAGCACTGCGGTTGCCGGAAGTCCAGGCCAGACTGCACGCGGCCACAAAAGCGGGTGCCGGTGGGCGGACCCGGTATCCGGCCTGAAACACGTTCCAGGCGCGTTCGGCGTTGTCGTAACTGGGCAGTGGTTTTTTGGCGCACCCGGCAGCAAAAAGCACAAACGCGGCAAGCAGCAGCGCGGGCCACACCGCAAACGGGCGCGGGCGCGAGATCGGCAACCGCCGAACACTGATTGGGCGCAAGCAGTCCGGAATCATAGGGATTTGATCTTCGCTTTTACGGCTTCCACATCTTCCGCACCGAACTGGATGGCCTTGCGGTAGCCTTCCAGGGCAGAGACCTTTTTGCCCAGGGCCGCGGCGATGTCGCCGTAATGTTCCCAAAGGGTCGGCTCGGACGGCACCTCGCGCACGGCACGTTGGATGACCTCCCAGGCCTTGCTCAAGGCTCCGGCCTTGTAGTGGACCCAGGCCAGGGAATCGAGGATATACCCGTTGTCCGGTTCTTCCATGAGCGCGTTTTCAACGAGCACCTGGGCGCGTTTGAGGTCGCGCCCCTCCTGGGCCAGGGTATAGCCGATGTAGTTCAGGGCGTCGGCGTGGCGGGGGTTGGCCGTGATGATCCGCTCCATGACCTCCAGCCCCTTGTGGCGTTGGCCGGACTCGTCCAGGAGCGCGCCGTAGCGGTAGAGCAGGTCCGGATTATCGGACCGCTGCTCCAGGCCGCGTTCCAGGGCGCCGAGCGCCTGAGGTATGTCTTCACGGTCCATCCAGTATTCCGCTTCCATCTGATAGAACCCCACGTTGTCGGGGTAGACCTTCTGGCCCTCATGCAGCAGCTTGAGTACTTCCTCGGGTCGTTTCAGGGTATGCAGAATCTGGATGCGGAACTCCAGAGCGTCGTCGTAGCGGTCGTCCCCGGCAGGCACCTTGTCCAGGTACTCCAGGGCTTTTTCA encodes:
- the rpiB gene encoding ribose 5-phosphate isomerase B, producing MTKTLIIGCDHGGLALKIALKPRLEELGLEVRDLGTHTAESCDYPNIAKEVCKAVLEEESALGLLICGTGLGMSMTANRFEGIRAAVCTNEYMARMARAHNNANVLCLGERTTGPGLAQSVLEAFLEAQFEGGRHLRRINLMDQ